From a region of the Pseudomonadaceae bacterium SI-3 genome:
- a CDS encoding DNA polymerase III subunit delta — MKLPPAQLAKHLQGSLAPVYVVSGDEHLLCQEACDAIRAACRQQDFSERQVLNVETGFDWGLLIEAGASLSLFAEKRLLELRIPNGKPGDKGAAALIDYLARPAEDTVLLISLPKLDGNTQKTKWAKALIDGKQAQFLQIWPVDAQQLPQWIRQRLAQAGLAADQEAVELIAARVEGNLLAAAQEIEKLKLLAEAGQVTTETVQAAVADSARYDVFGLIDAALLGQPEHILQMLAGLRGEGVEAPVILWAVAREVRQLANIAQQYSQGVPLDRAFSQARPPVWDKRKPLVSKALQRHDAAGWQRLLMDAQRIDEQIKGQAEGDPWVGLTDLCLQLSGRQIRL, encoded by the coding sequence ATGAAGCTACCTCCCGCCCAGCTCGCCAAGCACTTACAAGGCTCTCTTGCGCCGGTTTATGTGGTCAGTGGCGACGAACACTTGCTCTGCCAGGAAGCCTGCGACGCGATACGTGCGGCTTGCCGTCAACAGGACTTCAGCGAACGTCAGGTTCTAAACGTCGAGACCGGTTTCGACTGGGGCCTACTCATCGAAGCCGGTGCCAGCCTCTCCCTGTTTGCGGAAAAACGCCTCCTGGAGCTGCGCATTCCCAACGGCAAGCCCGGCGACAAAGGCGCCGCGGCGCTGATCGACTACCTTGCGCGTCCCGCAGAAGACACCGTACTGCTGATCAGCCTGCCCAAGCTAGACGGCAATACTCAGAAGACCAAATGGGCCAAGGCGCTGATCGACGGCAAACAGGCGCAGTTCCTGCAGATCTGGCCGGTGGACGCGCAACAGCTGCCGCAGTGGATTCGCCAGCGCCTGGCGCAAGCCGGTCTTGCTGCAGACCAGGAAGCCGTGGAGCTGATCGCGGCTCGTGTCGAAGGCAACCTGCTGGCCGCCGCGCAGGAAATCGAAAAACTCAAATTGCTCGCTGAAGCGGGCCAGGTAACCACCGAAACCGTCCAGGCTGCGGTTGCCGATAGCGCACGCTACGACGTCTTCGGGCTGATTGATGCCGCGCTGCTGGGGCAGCCCGAACACATCCTGCAGATGCTTGCAGGACTGCGTGGCGAGGGGGTCGAAGCGCCGGTCATTCTCTGGGCCGTCGCGCGAGAAGTCCGCCAGCTGGCCAACATCGCCCAGCAGTACAGTCAAGGCGTACCGCTTGACCGGGCATTCAGCCAGGCCCGCCCGCCGGTATGGGACAAGCGCAAGCCGCTGGTCAGCAAAGCCTTGCAGCGCCACGATGCAGCGGGTTGGCAGCGGCTCCTGATGGATGCGCAGCGCATCGATGAGCAAATCAAAGGGCAGGCTGAAGGTGACCCATGGGTCGGCTTGACCGATCTCTGCCTTCAGCTGAGCGGACGGCAGATCAGGCTGTAG
- a CDS encoding ribosome alternative rescue factor ArfA codes for MSKQRKRPNKAKSLVAQPLFRSRQEQPKKGKGSYRREASQSTNWEASVLLAA; via the coding sequence ATGAGCAAGCAACGAAAGCGGCCAAACAAGGCCAAGAGCCTGGTGGCCCAACCCCTGTTCCGCAGCCGCCAGGAACAGCCTAAAAAAGGCAAAGGCAGCTACCGCCGTGAAGCCTCCCAGTCCACCAACTGGGAGGCTTCGGTCCTTCTGGCGGCTTGA
- a CDS encoding lytic murein transglycosylase, with translation MLYTFVPVLLLRTLIAGSALSIMVACAAEPVAPSALTYASPTPPSTVELTALSSEAEPEQLSFAEWRNRFRSQALNAGISAQVFDRAFAGVTPDPSIIIADRSQPEFTRPVWQYLDGALSKQRVDRGRRLLEQHQATLNDIEARYAVDRNTLVAIWGLESSYGQIMGDKGVIRSLATLAHEGRRPGFAKSQLLAALEILQHGDVSADQLRGSWAGAMGQTQFIPTTYNTHAVDFDGDGRRDIWSSTADALASAAHYLQASGWKAGQPWGFEVTLPEGFDYAQADNAIRKPVSEWRQLGLTGLPSGTAMDDASATLLLPAGYRGPAFLVLDNFRAILRYNNSSSYALAIGLLSERFDGAGRVRASWPQGEQPLSRSERLELQERLSNRGFDPGTADGIIGANTRSAIRGFQQQLGWPADGHPTQELLGRLRAEP, from the coding sequence ATGCTTTACACCTTCGTTCCCGTCCTGCTGCTGCGTACCCTGATTGCCGGATCAGCCCTGAGCATCATGGTCGCCTGCGCCGCCGAACCGGTCGCACCGAGCGCGCTGACCTACGCTAGCCCAACACCCCCTAGCACCGTCGAACTCACTGCCTTGTCATCCGAAGCCGAGCCTGAACAGCTGAGCTTCGCAGAATGGCGCAACAGGTTTCGTAGCCAAGCCCTTAACGCGGGTATTTCGGCGCAGGTATTCGACCGTGCCTTTGCAGGCGTCACGCCTGATCCAAGCATCATCATCGCTGATCGCAGCCAGCCGGAATTCACCCGCCCGGTCTGGCAGTACCTGGATGGCGCCCTGTCAAAACAGCGTGTCGATCGCGGCAGACGTCTGCTCGAGCAGCACCAAGCGACGCTGAACGATATAGAAGCGCGTTACGCTGTTGATCGTAATACGCTGGTCGCGATCTGGGGTCTTGAAAGCAGCTACGGGCAGATCATGGGCGACAAGGGCGTGATCCGTTCGCTCGCCACACTGGCACATGAGGGTCGACGCCCTGGATTTGCCAAAAGCCAGCTGTTGGCAGCCTTGGAAATCCTCCAGCACGGCGATGTAAGCGCAGATCAGCTGAGGGGATCCTGGGCCGGCGCCATGGGACAGACCCAGTTCATCCCGACTACCTATAACACCCACGCGGTGGATTTCGACGGCGATGGCCGCCGGGATATCTGGAGCAGTACCGCCGACGCCCTGGCATCAGCCGCACATTATCTGCAAGCCTCTGGCTGGAAAGCCGGGCAACCGTGGGGCTTCGAAGTCACCTTGCCGGAAGGATTCGACTACGCCCAGGCCGACAATGCTATCCGCAAGCCAGTATCCGAATGGCGTCAACTGGGACTGACCGGACTGCCGTCGGGTACCGCCATGGATGACGCAAGCGCGACGCTGTTGCTTCCCGCCGGGTACCGCGGCCCAGCATTTCTGGTCCTGGATAATTTCCGCGCGATACTGCGATACAACAATTCATCGTCCTATGCGCTGGCGATCGGCCTGCTGTCGGAGCGCTTCGATGGCGCCGGCAGGGTCCGTGCAAGCTGGCCACAAGGGGAGCAGCCATTGAGCCGCTCAGAGCGGCTCGAACTGCAGGAACGCCTTTCAAACCGAGGCTTCGATCCAGGCACTGCAGACGGCATCATCGGTGCCAACACCCGCAGCGCTATCCGTGGCTTCCAGCAACAGCTCGGCTGGCCCGCCGACGGGCATCCGACGCAGGAATTGCTGGGACGGCTGCGCGCGGAGCCTTAG
- the lipA gene encoding lipoyl synthase, with translation MSDISQPKTVASGDKFRTTQGITAIKDGQKRRASSEPQVFEPKPKWLRVKAPSGSRFEAVKRNVGEHRLSTVCQESHCPNMGECWSNGTATIMLMGSVCTRACRFCAVDTGNPNGWLDQEEPQNTAKSVELMALRYIVLTSVDRDDLDDGGAAHYAACVRAIKERTPQVVVEALTPDFDGDLQAIERVADSGLEVFAQNVETVKRLTHEVRDPRAGYEKTLRVLEHAKRHRPEMLTKTSLMLGLGESDEEVLQTMDDLRAIGVDILTLGQYLQPTRNHLSVKRWVSPEEFNRFRDIGLEKGFMEVAAGPLVRSSYRADRVFEKNNLGLAAPVPVPGQPFDSSLIPTLNLN, from the coding sequence ATGTCCGATATCTCCCAGCCCAAAACCGTTGCCAGCGGCGATAAATTCCGCACCACTCAGGGCATCACCGCGATCAAGGACGGGCAGAAACGCCGCGCCTCAAGCGAACCCCAGGTGTTCGAACCCAAACCCAAGTGGCTGCGGGTCAAGGCGCCCAGCGGCAGCCGCTTCGAAGCGGTCAAGCGCAACGTAGGCGAGCACCGCCTGAGTACCGTATGCCAGGAGTCGCACTGCCCGAACATGGGCGAATGCTGGTCCAACGGCACCGCCACCATCATGCTGATGGGCTCGGTCTGCACCCGCGCGTGCCGCTTCTGCGCGGTGGATACCGGCAACCCCAACGGCTGGCTGGATCAGGAGGAGCCACAGAACACCGCCAAGTCGGTGGAGCTCATGGCGCTGCGCTATATCGTACTGACCTCGGTGGACCGTGACGATCTTGACGACGGCGGTGCCGCGCACTACGCCGCCTGTGTGCGCGCCATCAAGGAGCGCACCCCGCAGGTGGTCGTGGAGGCCCTGACTCCGGACTTCGACGGCGACCTGCAAGCCATCGAACGCGTGGCGGACTCTGGCCTGGAAGTCTTCGCGCAGAACGTCGAGACGGTCAAGCGCCTGACCCATGAAGTGCGCGACCCTCGCGCCGGCTACGAGAAAACCCTGCGCGTGCTGGAGCATGCCAAGCGCCATCGCCCGGAGATGCTGACCAAAACCAGCCTGATGCTGGGCTTGGGCGAAAGCGACGAGGAAGTGCTGCAGACTATGGATGACCTGCGCGCCATCGGCGTCGACATCCTCACCCTCGGCCAGTATCTGCAGCCGACCCGCAACCACCTGTCGGTCAAGCGTTGGGTCAGTCCCGAAGAATTCAACCGTTTCCGCGATATCGGGCTGGAAAAGGGCTTTATGGAAGTCGCCGCCGGCCCGCTGGTGCGCTCCAGCTACCGAGCCGACCGGGTCTTCGAGAAGAACAACCTGGGCCTGGCCGCTCCGGTGCCGGTACCGGGGCAGCCGTTCGACAGCAGCCTAATACCGACCCTGAATCTGAACTGA
- a CDS encoding octanoyltransferase: MSISLLEVRELGLVDYPVAWQAMQRFTNERQPDTVDEIWLLQHPRVFTQGQAGKAEHLLLPGDIPVIQADRGGQVTYHGPGQLVCYLMLDVRRLGFGVRELVSRIEQSLIDLLASYDVQALAKPDAPGVYVEGAKIASLGLRIRNGRSFHGLALNVDMDLEPFGRINPCGYAGMAMTQLADLVEGPIAFAEVGARLREQLVKHLGYAQQQTLTGAAIS; the protein is encoded by the coding sequence ATGAGTATCTCGCTGCTGGAGGTGCGTGAGCTCGGTCTGGTGGACTATCCCGTCGCCTGGCAAGCCATGCAGCGCTTTACCAACGAACGGCAGCCGGACACTGTTGACGAGATCTGGCTGCTGCAGCATCCGCGGGTGTTCACCCAAGGGCAGGCCGGCAAGGCCGAGCACCTGCTGTTGCCCGGCGATATCCCCGTGATACAGGCTGATCGGGGTGGGCAGGTGACCTATCATGGCCCCGGGCAACTGGTGTGCTACCTGATGCTGGACGTCCGTCGGTTAGGTTTTGGTGTGCGCGAACTGGTCAGCCGCATCGAACAGAGCCTGATCGATTTGCTTGCCAGCTACGATGTGCAAGCCTTGGCCAAACCGGACGCGCCTGGCGTGTACGTCGAGGGTGCGAAGATCGCGTCCCTTGGCCTGCGCATTCGTAACGGACGCTCGTTCCATGGCCTGGCGCTCAATGTGGACATGGACCTGGAACCCTTCGGGCGGATCAATCCTTGCGGCTACGCCGGCATGGCCATGACCCAATTAGCCGATCTGGTTGAGGGGCCGATAGCCTTTGCCGAGGTTGGTGCCCGCCTGCGTGAACAGCTGGTCAAGCACCTCGGCTACGCGCAGCAGCAGACCCTCACAGGCGCAGCAATAAGCTAG
- a CDS encoding D-alanyl-D-alanine carboxypeptidase (penicillin-binding protein 5; removes C-terminal D-alanyl residues from sugar-peptide cell wall precursors), translating into MTITTFVHRLFLLTVLAVAPTAWAEPIIPSPPQLAAKSYVLMDAASGKVLVENAGDERLPPASLTKLMTAYIATLEIKKGQISESDMVTISEKAWRTGGSRMFIQVNTQVSVDDLLHGIIIQSGNDASVAMAEHIAGSEEAFADLMNSTAQRLGMTNTHFMNATGLPHPEHYSSAADMAKLARAIIHEDPAHYGIYAQKEFFWNNIKQPNRNLLLWRDKTVDGLKTGHTEEAGYCLVASAVRDDMRLITAVFGTNSEQARAAETQKLLTYGFRFFETRTFYQKGVELATSRVWKGQQDQVSAGLANDLTMTLPRGQMDKLQAGLTFNPELTAPIQQGDVIGKVEVSLDGEVLQSTDLIALQAVEEGGLFSRLWDSIQLFFFNLFN; encoded by the coding sequence ATGACTATCACCACCTTCGTGCACCGGCTGTTCCTTCTCACCGTGCTGGCCGTAGCGCCCACCGCCTGGGCCGAGCCGATCATTCCTTCACCGCCACAGCTGGCGGCCAAGTCCTACGTTTTGATGGATGCCGCCAGCGGCAAGGTGCTGGTCGAGAATGCCGGTGATGAACGCCTGCCGCCCGCCAGTCTGACAAAACTGATGACGGCTTATATCGCCACACTGGAAATCAAGAAGGGGCAGATTTCCGAAAGCGACATGGTGACTATTAGCGAAAAAGCCTGGCGCACCGGTGGCTCGCGGATGTTCATCCAGGTCAATACGCAGGTTTCGGTAGACGATCTGCTGCACGGCATCATTATTCAGTCTGGCAATGACGCCAGCGTGGCCATGGCAGAACATATTGCCGGCAGCGAAGAGGCCTTTGCCGACCTCATGAACAGCACTGCTCAGCGACTGGGCATGACCAATACGCATTTCATGAATGCCACAGGGCTGCCTCATCCAGAACACTATTCTTCCGCCGCCGACATGGCCAAGCTGGCCCGCGCGATCATTCATGAGGATCCCGCACACTACGGCATTTATGCGCAGAAGGAATTCTTCTGGAACAACATCAAACAGCCCAACCGCAACCTTCTACTGTGGCGCGACAAGACTGTCGACGGTTTGAAGACTGGTCATACCGAAGAGGCTGGCTACTGCCTGGTCGCCTCTGCAGTTCGGGATGACATGCGGCTGATCACCGCTGTCTTCGGCACTAACAGCGAGCAGGCACGTGCCGCCGAGACGCAGAAACTGCTGACCTATGGATTCCGCTTCTTCGAGACCCGGACCTTCTATCAGAAGGGTGTTGAGCTGGCGACGTCCCGTGTCTGGAAAGGCCAGCAGGACCAGGTCAGTGCTGGGCTGGCGAACGATCTGACCATGACGCTGCCACGTGGGCAGATGGATAAACTCCAGGCCGGCCTTACCTTTAATCCCGAACTCACCGCGCCAATCCAGCAGGGTGATGTGATCGGCAAGGTGGAGGTAAGTCTCGATGGCGAAGTCTTGCAAAGCACTGACCTGATTGCCTTGCAGGCGGTAGAGGAAGGTGGGTTGTTCAGCCGTTTGTGGGATAGCATTCAGCTGTTCTTCTTCAACCTCTTCAACTGA
- a CDS encoding septal ring lytic transglycosylase RlpA family lipoprotein produces MTSRLLAVATVAVLVVGCSSAPTPSPAPTKSAGISGPGDYSRPHKDGAPWWDVDVSRIPDATPTPHNGPFKANPYTVLGKTYYPIGDGRNYRATGTASWYGTKFHGQPTANGEKYDLYGMSAAHKTLPLPSYVRVTNLDNGKTVVLRVNDRGPFYSNRIIDLSFAAAKKLGYAENGTARVKVEGIDPERWWAERGRPAPMVLAQPQKVAKPSAAALAQPVEQYTPPPTQHAGATVPMEVETGDKRAASGTGVYLQVGAFANPDAAQLLRDKLSSLTEAPVFVSSVVHQEQILHRVRLGPIESPDEATQLEQSVRLANLGNPRRVRGD; encoded by the coding sequence ATGACCTCTCGTTTGCTGGCGGTAGCGACTGTCGCTGTGCTGGTTGTCGGATGCTCGTCGGCGCCGACACCGTCGCCGGCCCCCACCAAAAGTGCAGGTATCAGTGGTCCAGGTGACTACTCGCGGCCGCACAAGGACGGCGCGCCTTGGTGGGATGTCGACGTGTCCCGTATCCCTGACGCAACACCCACGCCGCACAACGGCCCGTTCAAGGCCAATCCCTATACCGTGCTGGGCAAAACCTATTACCCCATCGGTGACGGGCGCAACTATCGGGCGACCGGAACGGCATCCTGGTACGGCACCAAGTTTCATGGTCAGCCGACCGCCAACGGCGAAAAATACGATCTGTACGGCATGAGCGCGGCGCACAAAACGCTGCCGCTGCCCAGCTATGTTCGGGTAACCAACCTCGACAACGGCAAGACAGTGGTGCTGCGGGTCAATGACCGCGGTCCGTTCTACTCGAATCGGATCATCGACCTGTCGTTCGCGGCGGCGAAGAAACTGGGTTATGCAGAAAACGGGACCGCACGGGTCAAGGTCGAAGGTATCGACCCCGAGCGATGGTGGGCCGAGCGAGGCAGGCCGGCGCCTATGGTCCTGGCCCAGCCGCAAAAGGTCGCCAAACCCTCGGCTGCTGCGCTGGCGCAACCTGTCGAACAATACACGCCGCCACCCACACAGCATGCTGGCGCCACCGTGCCGATGGAGGTTGAAACCGGCGACAAGCGCGCTGCAAGCGGGACCGGTGTCTATCTCCAGGTCGGTGCGTTTGCCAACCCTGATGCCGCTCAGTTGCTGCGCGACAAGCTCAGTAGTTTGACCGAAGCGCCGGTATTCGTGAGTTCGGTTGTGCACCAAGAGCAGATTCTGCACCGGGTGCGCCTAGGGCCAATCGAATCCCCCGATGAAGCCACACAGCTCGAACAGAGCGTCCGTCTCGCCAATTTGGGAAACCCGCGCCGAGTACGCGGCGATTGA
- the mltB gene encoding lytic murein transglycosylase B, which translates to MTRALCGAGLFAAFGHAPAVFAADYQGEKIEDFVREMTQDYGFASEQVIEVLAQAERKQVILDAISRPAERVKAWKEYRPIFMTDSRVAQGVDFWRENEAALARAEQESGVPAQVIVAIIGVETFYGRNTGNYRVIDALSTLGFDYPPRQPFFRQQLKEFLLLAREEQVDPLTLTGSYAGAMGLPQFMPSSFRAYAVDFDADGRIDIWKNPVDAIGSAANYFKQHGWTAGAPVVARATVSGERYSEGLTEGLEPVLKAAELRELGWQWPAETEMANDVAVTAFRLDGADGDEYWVGLPNFYVITRYNRSVMYAMAVHQLSEQLLQARGAQ; encoded by the coding sequence TTGACACGAGCGCTCTGCGGAGCGGGTCTTTTCGCAGCGTTCGGACATGCTCCGGCGGTTTTTGCGGCAGATTATCAAGGCGAAAAAATCGAAGATTTTGTGCGCGAAATGACCCAGGACTATGGGTTCGCCAGTGAGCAGGTGATCGAAGTGCTGGCGCAGGCAGAGCGCAAACAGGTGATTCTCGATGCTATCTCCCGGCCGGCAGAACGCGTCAAGGCGTGGAAAGAATATCGGCCGATCTTCATGACCGATTCACGGGTCGCGCAGGGCGTGGATTTCTGGCGCGAGAACGAGGCAGCGCTGGCGCGAGCCGAACAGGAATCTGGTGTGCCGGCACAGGTCATCGTCGCCATCATCGGCGTCGAAACCTTTTATGGCCGCAACACCGGTAACTATCGCGTCATAGATGCCTTGTCGACCCTGGGCTTCGACTATCCACCGCGCCAGCCATTCTTCCGTCAGCAGCTAAAGGAATTCCTTTTGCTGGCCCGTGAAGAGCAAGTCGACCCACTGACACTGACCGGTTCTTACGCTGGTGCCATGGGGCTGCCGCAATTCATGCCGAGTAGCTTCCGCGCCTATGCCGTGGATTTCGATGCGGACGGACGTATCGACATTTGGAAGAACCCTGTCGACGCCATCGGCAGCGCCGCCAATTATTTCAAACAACACGGTTGGACCGCTGGTGCACCGGTGGTGGCGCGGGCCACAGTAAGTGGCGAGCGGTATAGCGAAGGTCTGACCGAGGGGCTTGAACCGGTCCTGAAGGCCGCTGAATTGCGCGAGCTAGGTTGGCAATGGCCGGCCGAAACGGAGATGGCCAACGACGTTGCGGTAACCGCCTTTCGTCTGGACGGGGCTGACGGCGACGAGTACTGGGTCGGCTTGCCGAACTTCTATGTCATTACCCGTTATAACCGCAGCGTGATGTACGCGATGGCAGTCCATCAGCTTTCCGAGCAGTTGCTCCAGGCGCGGGGTGCGCAATGA
- a CDS encoding rod shape-determining protein RodA — MSGTFDRTLSTTDVMRRRATLLQRMHIDGVLLLLLLTLAAGSLFVLYSAGGKNVDLLIKQATSYGFGLGAMLVIAQLEPRFMARWVPAGYLAVVALLVAVEFVGYTAMGATRWINIPGVIRFQPSEFMKIIMPMTIAWYLSARALPPGIKHTMVSLGLILTPFVLILKQPDLGTSLLVLVSGAFVLFIAGLRWRWILSAIAALVPIAVAMWYFVLHNYQKQRVHTFLDPESDPLGTGWNIIQSKAAIGSGGVFGKGWLLGTQSHLDFLPESHTDFIIAVLAEEFGLVGVCLLLLLYLLLIMRGLVITVQAQTLFGKLLAGALTMTFFVYVFINIGMVSGLLPVVGVPLPFISFGGTSLVTLLSGFGVLMSIHTHRKWIAQV; from the coding sequence ATGAGCGGAACATTTGACCGCACGCTATCGACCACCGATGTGATGCGCCGTCGGGCGACGCTGTTACAGCGCATGCATATCGATGGGGTGCTGCTGTTGCTTCTGCTGACGCTAGCGGCCGGCAGCTTGTTCGTTCTTTATTCGGCCGGCGGCAAGAACGTGGATCTGCTGATCAAGCAGGCGACTTCCTATGGCTTCGGCCTGGGCGCCATGCTGGTCATCGCTCAACTGGAACCAAGATTCATGGCGCGCTGGGTCCCGGCTGGCTACTTGGCGGTTGTAGCGCTGCTGGTCGCGGTGGAATTCGTCGGATACACCGCGATGGGTGCGACCCGCTGGATCAATATCCCTGGCGTGATTCGCTTCCAGCCGTCTGAGTTCATGAAAATCATCATGCCGATGACCATCGCCTGGTATTTATCTGCGCGCGCATTGCCGCCAGGCATCAAGCACACCATGGTCAGCCTTGGCCTGATCCTCACGCCCTTCGTGCTGATCCTCAAACAGCCGGATCTGGGCACTTCCTTGCTGGTTCTGGTCTCCGGTGCTTTCGTGCTGTTCATCGCCGGGCTGCGCTGGCGCTGGATTCTGAGCGCAATTGCGGCGCTGGTGCCGATCGCCGTGGCTATGTGGTATTTCGTTCTGCACAACTACCAGAAACAGCGCGTGCATACATTCCTCGACCCAGAAAGCGACCCGCTGGGAACCGGCTGGAACATCATCCAGTCGAAGGCGGCGATTGGTTCAGGCGGGGTGTTTGGCAAGGGTTGGTTGCTGGGCACCCAGTCCCATCTGGATTTTTTGCCGGAAAGCCATACGGACTTTATTATTGCGGTTCTGGCTGAGGAGTTCGGCCTGGTGGGCGTCTGCTTGCTACTGCTGCTTTATTTGCTGTTGATCATGCGCGGCCTGGTCATTACCGTTCAGGCGCAGACCCTGTTTGGCAAGTTGCTGGCCGGTGCGCTGACGATGACCTTTTTCGTCTACGTATTCATCAACATCGGCATGGTCAGCGGTCTGTTGCCGGTGGTAGGGGTGCCGTTGCCCTTCATCAGTTTTGGTGGCACTTCATTGGTAACCCTGCTATCAGGGTTCGGGGTTTTGATGTCGATCCACACCCATCGCAAATGGATCGCACAGGTTTGA
- the mrdA gene encoding penicillin-binding protein 2, whose protein sequence is MSKSIPLQDHEKDARLVRQRVIVGGVLVLLLIGALIARLYYLQVVQYEHHSTLSESNRVHVQPIPPNRGLIFDRTGKLIADNRPSFSLTVTRERAEDWRKTLDTVVEVLELSSEERALFEKRVLQGRRPFEPVPIMYELSEEQIARIAVDQFRLPGVEVAAQLVRHYPQGKHFAHSVGYVGRINEAEVKQLDPVNYSGTHHIGKTGIERFYEDVLHGQVGYEEVETNARGRVLRVLKRTDPIPGKDITLTLDLELQEAAEAALAGRRGAIVALQPSTGEVLAMVSQPSFDPNLFVTGISFKAYGELRDSIDQPLFNRVLRGLYPPGSTIKPMMAVAGLDTGVVTENSRVFDPGFFQLPNVKHKYRNWNRGGDGWVDLETAIMRSNDTYFYDLAHKMGIDRMHDYMSRFGLGQRVALDMFEETAGLMPSRDWKRGRYRQAWYPGETVILGIGQGYMQTTPLQLAQATALMATHGKWIRPHLAKSIEGEMPVDPEPMPDIQLRDPSYWDASINGMVKVLHGARGTAKKVGDTAAYLIAGKSGTAQVVAIKQGEKYDSGKLAERHRDHALFVAFAPVHDPQIAVAVMVENGESGSGVAAPVAKQIMDAWLLNEAGELKAEYAPALTARGAKP, encoded by the coding sequence ATGTCCAAGTCGATCCCTCTCCAGGACCACGAAAAGGACGCCCGCCTGGTGCGTCAGCGGGTGATTGTGGGCGGGGTTTTGGTGCTGCTCCTGATCGGCGCCTTGATTGCGCGGCTTTACTACCTGCAGGTCGTGCAGTACGAGCATCACTCGACGCTATCCGAAAGCAACCGTGTTCACGTCCAGCCGATTCCACCGAATCGCGGGCTGATTTTCGACCGGACTGGCAAACTCATCGCCGACAACCGGCCGAGCTTCAGTCTTACGGTGACTCGCGAGCGAGCTGAAGATTGGCGCAAGACACTCGACACGGTGGTCGAGGTGCTGGAGCTCTCCAGCGAAGAGCGTGCGCTCTTCGAAAAGCGCGTGCTTCAGGGGCGGAGGCCATTCGAGCCGGTGCCGATCATGTACGAGTTGTCGGAAGAGCAGATCGCCCGCATCGCGGTGGATCAGTTCCGTCTGCCCGGCGTGGAGGTGGCGGCGCAACTGGTTCGACACTACCCACAGGGCAAGCATTTCGCGCACTCGGTCGGCTACGTCGGTCGGATCAACGAGGCGGAGGTCAAGCAGCTTGATCCGGTCAACTACAGCGGCACCCACCATATCGGCAAGACCGGCATCGAGCGCTTCTATGAAGATGTCCTGCACGGTCAGGTGGGTTACGAGGAAGTCGAAACCAACGCTCGGGGTCGGGTGCTGCGGGTACTCAAGCGCACCGATCCTATTCCGGGCAAGGACATCACCCTGACGCTCGATCTTGAGCTGCAGGAGGCGGCCGAAGCCGCGTTGGCGGGACGTCGCGGCGCCATCGTCGCCTTGCAGCCCTCGACCGGCGAGGTGCTGGCAATGGTCAGCCAGCCCAGCTTCGATCCCAACCTGTTCGTGACCGGCATCAGCTTCAAGGCTTACGGCGAGTTGCGTGACTCGATCGATCAGCCGCTGTTCAACCGGGTCTTGCGCGGGCTGTACCCACCAGGTTCAACCATCAAGCCGATGATGGCGGTGGCTGGGCTGGATACCGGTGTGGTAACCGAGAACAGCCGCGTGTTCGACCCCGGCTTCTTTCAGCTGCCCAATGTGAAGCATAAGTATCGGAACTGGAATCGCGGCGGCGACGGCTGGGTGGATCTGGAAACGGCCATCATGCGGTCGAACGACACCTATTTTTACGACCTTGCCCACAAGATGGGCATCGACCGTATGCATGACTACATGAGTCGCTTTGGCCTCGGCCAGCGCGTTGCGTTGGATATGTTCGAGGAAACCGCTGGCCTGATGCCGTCGCGAGACTGGAAGCGTGGCCGTTACAGGCAGGCCTGGTACCCGGGCGAGACCGTTATCCTCGGCATCGGTCAGGGCTACATGCAGACCACTCCGTTGCAGCTGGCCCAGGCGACCGCGCTGATGGCGACCCACGGCAAATGGATCAGACCGCACCTGGCGAAAAGCATTGAAGGTGAAATGCCTGTCGATCCGGAACCGATGCCTGATATTCAGCTCCGCGATCCAAGTTACTGGGATGCCTCCATCAACGGCATGGTGAAGGTGCTGCACGGCGCCCGCGGCACGGCAAAGAAAGTAGGCGATACCGCCGCGTATCTCATCGCCGGCAAAAGCGGTACGGCGCAGGTCGTCGCCATCAAGCAGGGCGAGAAGTATGACAGCGGAAAACTTGCCGAACGCCATCGTGATCATGCCTTGTTCGTCGCCTTCGCCCCGGTGCATGACCCGCAGATAGCAGTGGCTGTGATGGTCGAGAACGGTGAGTCTGGGTCCGGCGTCGCGGCTCCGGTGGCCAAGCAGATCATGGACGCCTGGCTGTTGAACGAGGCGGGCGAGCTGAAGGCCGAGTATGCACCGGCCCTGACGGCACGGGGGGCCAAGCCATGA